The proteins below come from a single Mya arenaria isolate MELC-2E11 chromosome 6, ASM2691426v1 genomic window:
- the LOC128238101 gene encoding fibrillin-1-like, translating to MANRDPLVRGETKVNNKTICIDILISESMEPNGMVCCYDKESEQWTGEIPYAGGLYAFHPDFSMQQHIREDVEPKTTCCEKSNYCHLYYKLRPIGTCYKETWFDFAVSWGDPHILTLDGKRYIFNGLGEYTLLTYKHGGEEFSLQARTERAIKANGQLSDATLFSVFAAFDSYNSSVHVEVNNDNEGFLAIVNKIDVTQDIQKKNSSHLFSDSKHMFVKKYTSETKTTDASIEVSFLSAGVTLNITARNGMLSLSTIVKTALHGRVRGLLGNFDGNPDNDFITPDNLTLDPNMNESEIFDFGKTWEIDASRSAFRYPQKKNHSSFQNNSFVPRFLDTVANETLDAAKATCGGSEDLACIFDQVFTENENISRQTLEITNASQATEVELSVNCESDFDGCASNPCSGGRNCTDIPASNHTIAGLAFRCSSCPDGFNDDGIKCQDIDECTGNSSLCEQKCINIEGSYTCVCQEGYRISRTECTDPCSGVSLDCSQADGCTLDEENEATCFCNDGYELRENSNICTDIDECTRNVCPQECKNSNGSYTCICYPGFKLHGTKECIECSLPFYGYNCEKICRCSSRGTIQCHSVKGCVCQEGWTGETCDDDIDECLYDINPCSDTYKRCVNTDGAFRCDCMDGFEETREGLCKVADPCRSFGNLNCSNICVVDDTCTAKCTCPNGYELNDDAQTCNDTNECLHEELNKCRPNNTCENTAGSYKCDCEDGFKLSNDGRTCEGCNCTEGWSGGNCDADLDECSPPDAYSCPGNAKCVNTLGSFICKCFTGYTLENGTCTNIDECLNPSLNDCDQKCADTPGNYECKCHEGYNWTSSVLACTDIDECSKDPGKCEQNCQNTVGSYVCSCIEGFSLDLTDRQSCIVVSKCNDTEKSLCQNNSQCVKQGNDSKCYCKKGFSTKENNECIDINECDGKSYPCDHFCKNTQGSYDCMCKDGYFLKEDKRSCEECKQGYFGSNCTSKCLCEMENTASCDTLNGNCYCLNGWAGHNCTLDVDECSSESMYTCPEHSLCFNTNGSYGCTCNNGFQKLENGTCKRCDNYHFGYGCLQTCACFENETQFSCGNLDGVCGCKPGFGRENISDACSRCTNNTYGIDCTEKCNCNLTNSANVLRLCNEANGTC from the exons ATGGCTAACCGTGACCCACTCGTTCGAGGAGAAACAAAagtcaacaacaaaacaatctgtattgatattttgatttcaGAAAGTATGGAACCCAATGGAATG GTATGTTGTTATGACAAAGAATCGGAACAATGGACAGGTGAAATCCCATATGCCGGTGGACTTTATGCCTTCCATCCGGATTTCAGCATGCAACAGCATATTAGAGAGGATGTTGAACCAAAAACGACGTGCTGTGAAAAGTCAAATTACTGTCATTTATACTACAAGTTACGGCCTATCGGGACTTGCTATAAGGAAACCTGGTTTGACTTCG CTGTTTCATGGGGAGATCCTCACATACTAACGCTAGATGGGAAAAGATACATTTTCAACGGCCTCGGGGAGTACACGTTATTGACTTATAAACATGGCGGGGAGGAGTTTAGCCTTCAGGCGAGGACAGAACGGGCAATAAAAGCCAATGGTCAACTTTCTGACGCGACCTTGTTTAGTGTATTTGCAGCATTTGATAGCTATAACTCATCCGTGCATGTCGAAGTAAATAATGACAATGAAG GGTTTCTTGCTATCGTGAACAAGATTGATGTTACACAAGATATTCAAAAGAAGAATAGTTCCCACTTGTTCTCAGACAGCAAAcacatgtttgttaaaaaatatactagtgAAACAAAAACTACAGATGCTTCGATAGAAGTTTCATTCCTTTCTGCAG GAGTGACACTGAATATAACAGCCAGAAATGGAATGCTGTCATTAAGTACCATTGTAAAAACAGCATTACACGGACGTGTGCGAGGCCTTTTGGGAAATTTTGACGGAAATCCTGACAACGATTTTATCACACCTGACAACCTAACGCTAGATCCGAACATGAATGAGTCGGAAATATTCGattttggtaaaacat GGGAAATCGATGCCTCTCGCTCTGCGTTTAGGTACCCACAAAAGAAAAATCACAGCAGCTTCCAAAACAATTCGTTCGTTCCTCGATTTCTTGACACAGTTGCAAATGAAACACTTGATGCAGCGAAAGCGACATGCGGTGGATCCGAGGACCTAGCGTGTATTTTTGACCAAGTGTTCACAGAAAATGAGAATATATCCAGACAGACACTAGAAATAACAAATGCATCCCAAGCAACGGAAGTGGAACTCA GTGTCAACTGCGAAAGCGACTTTGACGGCTGTGCATCAAATCCATGCTCAGGAGGGAGAAACTGTACCGATATTCCCGCCTCGAATCATACCATTGCGGGGCTAGCATTTCGCTGCAGTAGTTGCCCCGATGGCTTTAATGACGACGGTATCAAATGCCAAG ATATTGATGAATGTACAGGTAACAGTAGCCTGTGTGaacaaaaatgcattaacatAGAAGGCAGCTACACGTGCGTTTGCCAAGAAGGATATAGAATAAGTAGAACGGAATGCACTG ATCCATGTTCTGGCGTGAGCCTTGACTGTTCACAGGCCGACGGGTGCACTCTTGATGAAGAAAATGAAGCaacttgtttctgtaatgaTGGTTATGAGCTTAGAGAAAACTCAAATATCTGTACAG ATATAGACGAGTGTACACGAAATGTGTGTCCACAAGAATGTAAAAATTCCAATGGTTCTTACACGTGTATATGCTATCCTGGATTTAAGTTGCATGGTACTAAAGAATGTATCG aatgTTCTTTACCATTTTATGGATACAACTGCGAGAAGATATGCCGCTGTTCGTCTCGGGGAACGATACAGTGTCATTCAGTAAAAGGATGCGTCTGTCAAGAAGGATGGACGGGTGAAACGTGTGATGACGATATCGATGAGTGTTTATATGATATCAATCCATGCAGCGATACCTACAAACGCTGTGTAAATACAGATGGTGCATTTCGATGTGATTGTATGGACGGATTTGAAGAAACCCGAGAGGGACTCTGTAAAg TTGCGGATCCATGTCGTTCATTCGGCAATCTTAACTGTTCTAATATATGTGTGGTCGATGATACATGTACTGCGAAATGTACCTGCCCTAATGGATATGAACTGAATGATGATGCTCAAACGTGTAACG ATACTAATGAATGTTTACATGAGGAATTGAATAAATGCAGACCTAACAACACATGCGAAAATACTGCGGGATCGTACAAATGCGATTGCGAAGATGGCTTTAAACTTTCTAATGATGGACGTACTTGTGAAG GATGCAACTGCACTGAAGGCTGGTCTGGGGGAAACTGTGATGCTGATTTAGATGAATGTAGCCCTCCTGATGCATACAGTTGCCCTGGGAATGCTAAATGTGTAAACACACTTGGAAGCTTCATTTGCAAGTGTTTCACCGGTTACACACTAGAAAATGGGACCTGTACAA atattgatgaatgtCTGAATCCATCACTTAACGACTGTGATCAAAAATGCGCTGATACTCCTGGGAATTACGAGTGCAAATGTCATGAAGGTTACAACTGGACCTCATCAGTCTTGGCATGTACAG aTATTGATGAATGTAGTAAGGACCCAGGCAAGTGTGAGCAAAATTGTCAGAACACTGTTGGTAGCTACGTATGTTCCTGTATAGAAGGGTTTTCGCTGGACTTGACTGACAGACAGAGTTGCATAG TTGTATCTAAATGTAATGACACTGAAAAGAGTTTGTGCCAGAACAACTCACAGTGTGTTAAACAGGGTAATGACTCTAAATGCTACTGCAAGAAAGGATTTTCGACGAAAGAAAATAACGAATGCATTG ATATCAATGAATGCGATGGAAAATCTTATCCCTGTGATCACTTTTGTAAAAATACACAAGGAAGCTATGATTGTATGTGCAAAGATGGGTATTTCCTCAAAGAAGATAAAAGATCGTGCGAGG AATGTAAACAAGGATATTTCGGATCAAACTGTACTTCAAAATGTCTTTGTGAAATGGAAAACACCGCATCGTGCGACACTCTAAATGGCAATTGTTATTGTCTAAATGGTTGGGCAGGACATAATTGCACCTTGGACGTAGATGAATGTTCCTCggaaagcatgtatacatgtccTGAACATTCGTTATGTTTTAATACTAATGGAAGTTACGGATGTACCTGCAACAATGGGTTTCAGAAACTTGAAAATGGCACTTGCAAAA GGTGTGATAACTATCATTTTGGTTATGGATGCCTACAAACTTGTGCATGTTTCGAGAATGAAACTCAGTTTTCATGTGGGAATCTGGATGGTGTATGCGGATGCAAACCG GGGTTCGGACGTGAAAACATTTCCGATGCTTGTTCAC GTTGCACAAACAACACCTACGGTATCGACTGCACGGAGAAATGCAATTGTAATCTGACAAACAGCGCAAATGTTCTCCGGTTATGCAACGAAGCAAATGGCACCTGC
- the LOC128238102 gene encoding HHIP-like protein 1: MRSARELLHDFHQCIQNARRHAFSGISKNKNATDFCEKVSLNTFGEYCYPDLLTSPAVWTPTKEDEITNGSCVCFESFLDINLAQAVFITHAGDGSGRLFVVETIGRVWVVYPNETRLANPFVNIERDVSIARNRTGDERGLQSITFHPNYKQNRRFYLCYTTFLSQQENTVGVLSSEFRVAELRLLFADDGFLYISVGESGLQDNQPGGDPLRLSFQGKILRIDVDKEDPVRMTAYSIPPDNPFADGVAALPEIYAWGLRNPYALSMDTGDSLTGAGRGRLFCGDVGESKVEEVDLIVKAANYGWNLKEGSLDFCSDCPWVQPHVSFAGVIGGHVYRGCLSPNWQGLYIHGDFIPALGLHQMFDVLRSKGAGRYRLFCGDIGESRVEKVDLIVNGANYGWNDL; this comes from the exons ATGCGGTCCGCTCGTGAACTACTACATGACTTCCATCAATGCATCCAGAACGCTCGAAGGCATGCTTTTAGCGGaatcagtaaaaataaaaacgcaACGGATTTCTGTGAAAAGGTGTCGTTGAACACTTTCGGAGAATACTGCTATCCTGACTTGTTGACGAGTCCAGCGGTTTGGACTCCAACAAAGGAGGATGAAATCACAAACGGAAGCTGCGTTTGTTTTGAGTCATTTCTGGACATTAATCTGGCACAAGCGGTGTTCATCACGCACGCCGGAGACGGGTCCGGTCGTCTGTTCGTTGTTGAAACGATCGGCCGTGTGTGGGTGGTCTACCCAAATGAAACACGTCTTGCCAATCCATTTGTTAACATTGAGCGTGATGTTAGTATAGCCAGAAATCGTACAGGAGACGAGAGAGGCCTTCAGTCCATTACATTTCATCCAAACTACAAACAAAACAGACGGTTCTATCTGTGTTACACAACTTTCCTATCCCAACAAGAGAACACTGTCGGAGTTTTGAGTTCTGAGTTTCGAGTTGCTGAGCTCCGA TTGTTGTTTGCGGATGATGGCTTCCTGTACATATCGGTCGGAGAATCTGGACTACAGGACAATCAGCCGGGCGGGGACCCTTTACG GTTAAGCTTCCAAGGAAAGATTCTGCGCATCGACGTCGACAAAGAAGACCCTGTTCGTATGACGGCCTACAGCATTCCACCAGACAACCCCTTCGCGGACGGTGTAGCAGCATTACCGGAAATATACGCATGGGGCTTAAGAAATCCTTATGCACTCAGCATGGATACGGGGGATTCATTAACAG GGGCTGGAAGAGGTAGATTGTTCTGTGGCGATGTAGGGGAATCTAAAGTGGAAGAAGTGGACCTCATAGTCAAGGCAGCTAACTACGGATGGAACCTCAAAGAAGGATCTTTAGACTTCTGTTCAGACTGCCCATGGG TACAACCACACGTTTCCTTTGCTGGCGTCATTGGAGGCCACGTTTATCGAGGCTGCCTTAGTCCAAACTGGCAGGGATTATACATACATGGCGACTTCATTCCGGCACTGGGGTtg CATCAAATGTTTGATGTATTGCGTTCTAAAGGTGCAGGAAGGTATCGACTTTTCTGTGGGGATATAGGAGAATCTAGAGTCGAAAAGGTGGACCTCATTGTCAATGGAGCAAACTACGGGTGGAATGATCTTTAG